The Thermoanaerobaculia bacterium DNA window GCGCCGCCCCGTTCGCGACGGCGCTGGCCGCGGCCGCCTGCCTCTCGTTCCGTCCGCCGACGGTCGCGTTCGCCGGCGTCGCGGTGTCCGACGTGACCCGGGAGAAGGCGACCCTCGACGTGGACCTCGCGGTCGAGAACCCGAACGGCTACCGCCTCGGCGTCCGCCGGCTGACGTACCGGCTCTCGATCGGCGGGGAGCCGGCGGGCGAAGGATCCCTCGACTCCGCCGTCTCGGTTCCGGCCCACGGGTCCGCGACCGTCCGGCTTCCGCTCACCCTCGCGTGGGCGCCCCTCCGGTCGCGGGCGCTCGATCTCGCGCTCTC harbors:
- a CDS encoding LEA type 2 family protein, whose translation is MRARSAAPFATALAAAACLSFRPPTVAFAGVAVSDVTREKATLDVDLAVENPNGYRLGVRRLTYRLSIGGEPAGEGSLDSAVSVPAHGSATVRLPLTLAWAPLRSRALDLALSGGIDYAVEGEVEFTTPLGSRTRPFRHADRVNLFR